In Bactrocera oleae isolate idBacOlea1 chromosome 3, idBacOlea1, whole genome shotgun sequence, a genomic segment contains:
- the LOC138856353 gene encoding A disintegrin and metalloproteinase with thrombospondin motifs 10-like, translated as MLRKILSLKPQLLLVFLLALASFSYGAEFSSNVKNSESSSIANGTGILKSLSSGNQMESLRSESVEENVDIDYDEEQDDDGDDDDDEATGERPKHTRKKHISIIKRVGTTFTWDRWEKWTKCSNSCVQIRRRKCIERKLTSLDAAPIDREFYPEPNSLTGCRGIIKRFRFCKDEKCKANKKRQRDEQCADFNRIPYKEKFYNWLGYEKEHNECELFCRPSGSGMFVSMNQSVTDGTTCGRPAVYYTHYYRRKAVCVEGVCRVSSRRVL; from the exons atgttgcgaaagataTTGAG TTTAAAACCACAACTACTTCTGGTGTTTTTATTGGCGCTTGCTAGCTTTTCGTATGGCGCCGAGTTTTCGTCTAATGTAAAAAATTCCGAGTCATCCTCCATAGCTAACGGTACTGGTATTTTGAAAAGCTTAAGCAGTGGTAATCAAATGGAAAGCTTGAGAAGTGAAAGTGTAGAGGAAAATGTGGATATAGATTATGATGAGGAGCAGGATGACGATGGTGATGACGATGACGACGAAGCAACGGGGGAAAGACCAAAGCACACACGCAAAAAACATATTAGCATTATAAAACGTGTGGGCACAACTTTTACTTGGGATCGCTGGGAAAAATGGACTAAATGCAGTAATTCCTGTGTGCAAATTCGCCGCAGAAAATGCATCGAGCG taAACTGACTTCACTGGATGCTGCTCCGATTGACCGAGAATTCTATCCTGAACCCAATAGCCTCACCGGTTGTCGAGGTATTATAAAACGTTTTCGGTTTTGTAAAGACGAAAAATGTAAGGCGAATAAAAAGCGGCAACGTGATGAACAATGTGCCGACTTCAACAGAATACCATATAAAGAAAAGTTCTACAATTGGCTGGGCTATGAAAAGGAACACAACGAGTGTGAGCTATTTTGTCGTCCAAGTGGTTCGGGCATGTTCGTGAGCATGAATCAATCAGTCACGGATGGTACCACCTGTGGCCGACCGGCAGTTTATTACACACACTATTATAGACGTAAGGCGGTATGTGTGGAGGGTGTTTGTCGGGTGAGTAGTAGAAGGGTTCTTTAG